In Castanea sativa cultivar Marrone di Chiusa Pesio chromosome 6, ASM4071231v1, a single window of DNA contains:
- the LOC142639121 gene encoding increased DNA methylation 1 isoform X1, translated as MLLGKEIEDLCDDGFEGSNDEHHIFREVFFGNDIDRASKRCLVTGVINFECESGKNIDTSLCSNSENSVVTSHSSSKDIRLENVYNVPVDCGETSAPGCSPNRFTLVEMNDADVSVKRMRFSVDELPNTTPGSGKILSSSVVPEEIVSGMLCPARDPVCEKVTFHLVESSSQGVTSSCYLLKQHLKMDRPGFLDDQDVLKCRLPGLDGNDGKEVIVSKAIASPASQESFATRLLIASPSGAVAERSGSPLQAEERPRLLETHKMDLSKMSLKTDPMKDPRPLLQYHIIRLLEAVGWCIEKYKRPSRSYMESVYITPKGRSIREFPKVWRLCGELLFEDGYIFPQKDEGKEWSNFSQFYSDLSNTLTNIEEMYHSETASTLAHCWRLLDPFVTAVFIDRKIGTLRKGEVVKATRIYVIDKNKKSKAVLALTNSVKRKFPQRHSSAEHALTEFEGNYHASSEQVSKHGGQENNGAVESLTGIFNCKADNVCLVDTVNGMGNQCSGISGNKISSCGSHSTFFKSGSCVYDVLVNSRNSNSMLGGSEAVSPHQDSNTNSPSSDKQSSDHNVIIPKEVAEDVSMDSLEKKDKLQEGKVIYKVESHLQGSLVDHPNCTSYGLDHSQDSEAVQQFECGEQEGGQCSETSKFKMVNKFSAVDVLKRKFRRKSRKISEIKLSTLYRSDMQRTTSTDKADLPDIKAHGYLSGLKEVQEYLSPNTRNQGNHKNSSSLSSCQDQSEKRCSRLKKVHHDHNGSKTGKKKSSRCQIDDDDLLVSAFIKNKDFSPSTAQRSKMKAYKSRALRKLKSQQGHCKLLPRSLGSGGKHFKDGKWYSAGVRTVLSWLIDAGVISLNDVIQYRNPKDDGVIKDGLVSRDGIICKCCSKVLTISEFKIHAGFKLNRPCLNLFMESGKPFTLCHLQAWSAEYKIRKSGIRLVQVDPDDQNDDSCGLCGDGGELICCDNCPSTFHQACLSTQELPEGSWYCPNCTCRICGEFVNDKEASSSSDAFKCSQCEHKYHEACMKRKGIYEGAVSDIWFCGESCQEVYSGLQSRVGLINHVADGFSWMLLRCIHDDQKMHSAQRFALKAECNSRLAVALSIMEECFLSMVDPRTGIDMIPHVLYNWGSDFARLNFHGFYSVVLEKDDVLISVASIRVHGTTVAEMPLIATCSQYRRQGMCRRLVTAIEEMLASFKVEKLVISAIPNLVETWTEGFGFIPLEDNEKKSLNKINLMVFPGTVLLKKPLYENQKADRHSGPGDKSPLQTEESTKVGTCSKGEPMAEFLQQSDGGSGTNQVGAKLIIEITNGKNLHEFEADGKMAINDGDTGQVDISSIGMKESAKLGIHSGGEPMEYVQQSERNSCANLVGAETEIRLVEGNNWQDLKVGAETEFESVEKSDATCCTGKVGAETVNRFVEGNSLQEFNVGAETEIESIQQSDATWNIFVDGNNLEELKVGAETAIASVQQSDATCCIVKVGAETENRLVEGDNLQELKVGAETEIESVQQSDAICCTVEVGAEMEYRIVGGNNLQELKVGAEMGIKSLQQSNPTCCTVEVGTETEYRLVEGNNLQELEVGAEMEIRLVGGNLEECEDGAKMEIIQSAKKSNANCCTNEDGAELDNRIIEVKNGQVGENQGSSLQDQFSKLSCEELVPTLGDSQPEMVSSIESSGMYDETQITLDEQLQTARELNDKWK; from the exons ATGTTGCTTGGAAAAGAAATTGAGGACTTGTGTGATGATGGGTTTGAGGGATCAAATGATGAGCACCATATTTTCAGAGAGGTATTCTTTGGTAATGATATTGATCGTGCTAGTAAGAGGTGTCTTGTTACTGGAGTAATTAACTTTGAATGCGAGTCCGGTAAGAACATTGATACATCACTCTGTTCTAACAGCGAAAACTCAGTTGTAACAAGTCATTCTTCCTCTAAAGATATACGTTTAGAGAATGTTTATAATGTACCTGTGGATTGTGGAGAAACTTCTGCACCAGGGTGTTCTCCTAACAGATTCACTTTGGTTGAGATGAATGATGCTGATGTGAGTGTTAAGCGAATGAGGTTTTCCGTTGATGAACTGCCTAATACCACACCTGGTTCGGGAAAGATTTTGAGTTCCTCAGTGGTTCCAGAAGAAATTGTTTCTGGCATGTTGTGTCCAGCTAGAGACCCTGTTTGTGAAAAGGTGACCTTCCATTTAGTTGAATCATCAAGTCAGGGTGTTACATCTAGTTGCTATCTGTTGAAGCAACATTTGAAAATGGACAGACCGGGCTTTTTGGATGACCAAGATGTTCTAAAGTGTAGATTGCCGGGCTTGGATGGGAATGATGGAAAAGAAGTAATTGTAAGTAAAGCCATCGCTTCACCTGCTTCCCAAGAGAGCTTTGCAACCAGGTTATTGATTGCAAGTCCTTCTGGTGCTGTTGCAGAGAGGTCTGGGTCTCCTCTACAAGCTGAGGAGAGACCAAGGCTATTAGAAACTCATAAAATGGATCTATCTAAAATGTCTCTGAAGACGGACCCTATGAAAGATCCTCGTCCTCTTCTCCAGTACCATATCATTCGCTTACTTGAGGCAGTGGGATGGTGTATTGAGAAGTATAAAAGACCTAGTAGGAGTTATATGGAGTCCGTCTATATAACACCAAAGGGAAGGTCAATTCGTGAATTCCCTAAAGTTTGGAGGTTATGTGGTGAACTTTTATTTGAAGATGGGTATATTTTTCCACAGAAGGATGAGGGTAAGGAATGGTCTAATTTTAGTCAGTTCTATTCAGATCTATCTAATACATTAACAAATATTGAGGAGATGTATCATTCAGAAACTGCTAGCACATTGGCTCATTGTTGGAGGCTTTTAGATCCGTTCGTGACTGCTGTGTTTATTGATAGAAAGATTGGCACATTGAGAAAGGGAGAGGTGGTTAAAGCAACTCGAATTTATGTTATTGATAAGAACAAGAAAAGTAAGGCTGTTTTGGCCTTGACAAACAGTGTCAAACGGAAGTTTCCTCAGAGACATTCATCTGCTGAACATGCATTGACAGAGTTTGAGGGTAACTACCATGCCAGCAGTGAACAAGTCTCAAAACATGGCGGACAGGAAAATAATGGGGCAGTGGAATCTCTGACAGGCATATTTAACTGTAAGGCTGACAATGTGTGTTTGGTGGATACTGTCAATGGGATGGGAAATCAGTGTAGTGGAATCTCTGGGAACAAAATAAGTAGTTGTGGGTCGCATAGCACATTTTTCAAGTCGGGTAGTTGCGTCTATGATGTTCTTGTTAATTCCAGAAATTCCAACAGCATGCTTGGAGGGTCTGAAGCTGTTTCCCCTCATCAGGATAGTAATACGAATTCACCAAGCTCTGATAAACAGAGTTCTGACCATAATGTGATAATCCCTAAGGAAGTTGCAGAAGATGTATCAATGGACTCTTTGGAGAAGAAAGATAAATTGCAAGAAGGCAAAGTTATCTATAAGGTGGAAAGTCATCTTCAGGGTTCATTGGTTGACCATCCAAACTGCACAAGTTATGGTCTGGATCATTCTCAGGATTCAGAGGCAGTTCAGCAGTTTGAATGTGGTGAGCAAGAGGGTGGGCAGTGCTCTGAAACTTCTAAGTTCAAAATGGTTAATAAATTTTCTGCAGTGGATGTTTTGAAACGGAAGTTCCGCAGGAAGTCTAGGAAGATTTCCGAAATCAAATTGAGTACATTATACCGAAGTGACATGCAACGCACAACTTCTACTGATAAGGCTGACTTGCCCGATATCAAAGCACATGGATATTTGTCAGGTTTGAAAGAGGTCCAGGAGTACCTCAGTCCAAATACAAGAAATCAAGGAAATCATAAGAACTCCTCATCTTTAAGCTCTTGTCAGGATCAAAGTGAGAAAAGATGCTCAAGGTTGAAGAAAGTACATCATGATCATAATGGTTCTAAAActggaaaaaagaaatcaagtaGATGCCAAATTGATGATGATGACCTCTTGGTTTCAGCctttataaaaaacaaagatttcAGCCCAAGTACTGCTCAACGTTCTAAAATGAAAGCCTACAAATCAAGAGCTCTGAGAAAGCTTAAAAGCCAACAGGGTCATTGCAAGTTGCTACCAAGAAGCCTGGGTAGTGGGGGGAAGCACTTTAAGGATGGAAAGTGGTATTCTGCAGGAGTAAGAACAGTGTTATCATGGTTGATTGATGCTGGAGTCATATCTCTGAATGATGTGATCCAGTATCGTAACCCCAAGGATGATGGTGTTATTAAAGATGGTCTGGTTTCCAGGGATGGCATTATTTGTAAGTGTTGCAGTAAGGTGCTTACAATTTCTGAGTTCAAGATCCATGCAGGGTTCAAACTGAACCGTCCTTGCTTGAATCTTTTCATGGAGTCTGGCAAGCCCTTCACATTATGCCATCTTCAAGCCTGGTCTGCTGAATACAAGATCAGAAAAAGTGGGATCCGGCTGGTGCAAGTTGATCCGGATGATCAAAACGATGATTCATGTGGGCTGTGTGGTGATGGTGGCGAGTTGATATGCTGTGATAACTGTCCCTCTACTTTTCATCAGGCTTGTCTGTCTACACAG GAGCTGCCTGAAGGCAGCTGGTACTGCCCGAATTGCACCTGTCGGATATGTGGGGAATTCGTTAATGATAAAGAGGCTTCAAGTTCTTCTGATGCATTCAAATGTTCACAGTGCGAGCATAAAT ATCATGAGGCATGcatgaaaagaaaaggtatATATGAAGGAGCAGTATCGGATATTTGGTTTTGTGGTGAAAGCTGTCAAGAG GTTTATTCAGGTCTTCAGTCTCGTGTTGGGCTCATCAATCATGTTGCTGATGGTTTTTCATGGATGCTTCTTAGATGCATACACGATGATCAGAAGATGCATTCTGCCCAACGTTTTGCACTTAAGGCAGAATGCAATTCAAGATTAGCTGTTGCTCTATCTATCATGGAGGAATGCTTTCTTTCCATGGTGGATCCAAGAACAGGCATAGACATGATACCCCATGTTTTGTACAATTGGGG GTCAGATTTTGCACGTCTAAATTTTCATGGATTTTACTCAGTGGTCTTGGAGAAAGATGATGTGCTAATTTCTGTAGCATCCATCAG GGTCCATGGAACTACAGTTGCAGAGATGCCTCTTATTGCAACTTGCAGTCAATACCGCCGCCAGGGAATGTGTCGACGCCTTGTGACTGCTATTGAAGAG ATGCTAGCATCTTTCAAGGTGGAAAAGCTTGTGATATCTGCCATTCCGAATTTAGTGGAGACATGGACAGAGGGTTTTGGCTTCATACCATTGGAAgacaatgaaaagaaaagtcTGAATAAGATCAACTTGATGGTTTTTCCTGGAACAGTTTTGCTCAAAAAACCCTTGTACGAAAATCAAAAGGCAGATAGACATTCTG GACCAGGTGATAAATCGCCTTTACAAACAGAGGAATCAACAAAAGTAGGTACTTGTTCCAAAGGAGAGCCCATGGCAGAGTTCCTACAGCAATCTGATGGAGGTTCCGGCACTAATCAAGTTGGTGCTAAATTGATAATCGAAATAACCAACGGAAAGAATTTGCATGAATTTGAAGCTGATGGTAAAATGGCAATCAATGATGGTGATACAGGACAAGTAGATATATCGTCAATAGGAATGAAAGAGTCAGCTAAACTTGGTATTCATTCTGGAGGTGAGCCTATGGAGTATGTACAGCAGTCTGAGAGAAACTCTTGTGCTAACCTAGTTGGTGCTGAAACCGAAATCAGACTTGTGGAAGGCAACAATTGGCAGGATTTAAAAGTTGGTGCTGAAACAGAGTTTGAGTCTGTAGAGAAATCTGATGCAACCTGCTGCACCGGCAAAGTTGGTGCTGAAACGGTGAATAGATTTGTTGAAGGCAACAGTTTGCAGGAATTCAATGTTGGTGCTGAAACAGAGATTGAGTCTATACAGCAATCTGATGCAACCTGGAACATATTTGTGGATGGCAACAATTTGGAGGAATTGAAAGTTGGTGCTGAGACAGCGATCGCATCTGTACAGCAATCTGATGCAACCTGCTGCATTGTCAAAGTTGGTGCTGAAACGGAGAACAGACTTGTGGAAGGCGATAATTTGCAGGAGTTAAAAGTCGGTGCTGAAACAGAGATTGAGTCTGTACAGCAATCTGATGCAATCTGCTGCACCGTTGAAGTTGGTGCTGAAATGGAATATAGAATTGTTGGGGGCAACAATTTGCAGGAATTAAAAGTTGGTGCTGAAATGGGTATCAAGTCTTTACAACAATCTAATCCAACCTGCTGCACTGTTGAAGTTGGTACTGAAACAGAGTACAGACTTGTTGAAGGCAACAATTTACAGGAATTAGAAGTTGGTGCTGAAATGGAAATCAGACTTGTGGGTGGGAATTTGGAGGAATGTGAAGATGGTGCTAAGATGGAAATCATTCAGTCTGCAAAGAAGTCTAATGCAAACTGTTGCACTAATGAAGATGGCGCTGAATTGGACAACAGGATAATAGAAGTCAAGAATGGGCAAGTAGGTGAAAACCAAGGAAGTAGTTTGCAGGACCAATTTTCAAAGCTGTCCTGTGAAGAGTTGGTTCCAACATTAGGGGATAGCCAGCCCGAAATGGTTTCTAGTATTGAATCTTCAGGTATGTATGATGAAACACAAATCACGTTGGATGAACAGCTACAGACAGCCCGTGAGTTGAATGATAAGTggaaataa
- the LOC142639121 gene encoding increased DNA methylation 1 isoform X2, protein MLLGKEIEDLCDDGFEGSNDEHHIFREVFFGNDIDRASKRCLVTGVINFECESGKNIDTSLCSNSENSVVTSHSSSKDIRLENVYNVPVDCGETSAPGCSPNRFTLVEMNDADVSVKRMRFSVDELPNTTPGSGKILSSSVVPEEIVSGMLCPARDPVCEKVTFHLVESSSQGVTSSCYLLKQHLKMDRPGFLDDQDVLKCRLPGLDGNDGKEVIVSKAIASPASQESFATRLLIASPSGAVAERSGSPLQAEERPRLLETHKMDLSKMSLKTDPMKDPRPLLQYHIIRLLEAVGWCIEKYKRPSRSYMESVYITPKGRSIREFPKVWRLCGELLFEDGYIFPQKDEGKEWSNFSQFYSDLSNTLTNIEEMYHSETASTLAHCWRLLDPFVTAVFIDRKIGTLRKGEVVKATRIYVIDKNKKSKAVLALTNSVKRKFPQRHSSAEHALTEFEGNYHASSEQVSKHGGQENNGAVESLTGIFNCKADNVCLVDTVNGMGNQCSGISGNKISSCGSHSTFFKSGSCVYDVLVNSRNSNSMLGGSEAVSPHQDSNTNSPSSDKQSSDHNVIIPKEVAEDVSMDSLEKKDKLQEGKVIYKVESHLQGSLVDHPNCTSYGLDHSQDSEAVQQFECGEQEGGQCSETSKFKMVNKFSAVDVLKRKFRRKSRKISEIKLSTLYRSDMQRTTSTDKADLPDIKAHGYLSGLKEVQEYLSPNTRNQGNHKNSSSLSSCQDQSEKRCSRLKKVHHDHNGSKTGKKKSSRCQIDDDDLLVSAFIKNKDFSPSTAQRSKMKAYKSRALRKLKSQQGHCKLLPRSLGSGGKHFKDGKWYSAGVRTVLSWLIDAGVISLNDVIQYRNPKDDGVIKDGLVSRDGIICKCCSKVLTISEFKIHAGFKLNRPCLNLFMESGKPFTLCHLQAWSAEYKIRKSGIRLVQVDPDDQNDDSCGLCGDGGELICCDNCPSTFHQACLSTQELPEGSWYCPNCTCRICGEFVNDKEASSSSDAFKCSQCEHKYHEACMKRKGIYEGAVSDIWFCGESCQEVYSGLQSRVGLINHVADGFSWMLLRCIHDDQKMHSAQRFALKAECNSRLAVALSIMEECFLSMVDPRTGIDMIPHVLYNWGSDFARLNFHGFYSVVLEKDDVLISVASIRVHGTTVAEMPLIATCSQYRRQGMCRRLVTAIEEMLASFKVEKLVISAIPNLVETWTEGFGFIPLEDNEKKSLNKINLMVFPGTVLLKKPLYENQKADRHSGDKSPLQTEESTKVGTCSKGEPMAEFLQQSDGGSGTNQVGAKLIIEITNGKNLHEFEADGKMAINDGDTGQVDISSIGMKESAKLGIHSGGEPMEYVQQSERNSCANLVGAETEIRLVEGNNWQDLKVGAETEFESVEKSDATCCTGKVGAETVNRFVEGNSLQEFNVGAETEIESIQQSDATWNIFVDGNNLEELKVGAETAIASVQQSDATCCIVKVGAETENRLVEGDNLQELKVGAETEIESVQQSDAICCTVEVGAEMEYRIVGGNNLQELKVGAEMGIKSLQQSNPTCCTVEVGTETEYRLVEGNNLQELEVGAEMEIRLVGGNLEECEDGAKMEIIQSAKKSNANCCTNEDGAELDNRIIEVKNGQVGENQGSSLQDQFSKLSCEELVPTLGDSQPEMVSSIESSGMYDETQITLDEQLQTARELNDKWK, encoded by the exons ATGTTGCTTGGAAAAGAAATTGAGGACTTGTGTGATGATGGGTTTGAGGGATCAAATGATGAGCACCATATTTTCAGAGAGGTATTCTTTGGTAATGATATTGATCGTGCTAGTAAGAGGTGTCTTGTTACTGGAGTAATTAACTTTGAATGCGAGTCCGGTAAGAACATTGATACATCACTCTGTTCTAACAGCGAAAACTCAGTTGTAACAAGTCATTCTTCCTCTAAAGATATACGTTTAGAGAATGTTTATAATGTACCTGTGGATTGTGGAGAAACTTCTGCACCAGGGTGTTCTCCTAACAGATTCACTTTGGTTGAGATGAATGATGCTGATGTGAGTGTTAAGCGAATGAGGTTTTCCGTTGATGAACTGCCTAATACCACACCTGGTTCGGGAAAGATTTTGAGTTCCTCAGTGGTTCCAGAAGAAATTGTTTCTGGCATGTTGTGTCCAGCTAGAGACCCTGTTTGTGAAAAGGTGACCTTCCATTTAGTTGAATCATCAAGTCAGGGTGTTACATCTAGTTGCTATCTGTTGAAGCAACATTTGAAAATGGACAGACCGGGCTTTTTGGATGACCAAGATGTTCTAAAGTGTAGATTGCCGGGCTTGGATGGGAATGATGGAAAAGAAGTAATTGTAAGTAAAGCCATCGCTTCACCTGCTTCCCAAGAGAGCTTTGCAACCAGGTTATTGATTGCAAGTCCTTCTGGTGCTGTTGCAGAGAGGTCTGGGTCTCCTCTACAAGCTGAGGAGAGACCAAGGCTATTAGAAACTCATAAAATGGATCTATCTAAAATGTCTCTGAAGACGGACCCTATGAAAGATCCTCGTCCTCTTCTCCAGTACCATATCATTCGCTTACTTGAGGCAGTGGGATGGTGTATTGAGAAGTATAAAAGACCTAGTAGGAGTTATATGGAGTCCGTCTATATAACACCAAAGGGAAGGTCAATTCGTGAATTCCCTAAAGTTTGGAGGTTATGTGGTGAACTTTTATTTGAAGATGGGTATATTTTTCCACAGAAGGATGAGGGTAAGGAATGGTCTAATTTTAGTCAGTTCTATTCAGATCTATCTAATACATTAACAAATATTGAGGAGATGTATCATTCAGAAACTGCTAGCACATTGGCTCATTGTTGGAGGCTTTTAGATCCGTTCGTGACTGCTGTGTTTATTGATAGAAAGATTGGCACATTGAGAAAGGGAGAGGTGGTTAAAGCAACTCGAATTTATGTTATTGATAAGAACAAGAAAAGTAAGGCTGTTTTGGCCTTGACAAACAGTGTCAAACGGAAGTTTCCTCAGAGACATTCATCTGCTGAACATGCATTGACAGAGTTTGAGGGTAACTACCATGCCAGCAGTGAACAAGTCTCAAAACATGGCGGACAGGAAAATAATGGGGCAGTGGAATCTCTGACAGGCATATTTAACTGTAAGGCTGACAATGTGTGTTTGGTGGATACTGTCAATGGGATGGGAAATCAGTGTAGTGGAATCTCTGGGAACAAAATAAGTAGTTGTGGGTCGCATAGCACATTTTTCAAGTCGGGTAGTTGCGTCTATGATGTTCTTGTTAATTCCAGAAATTCCAACAGCATGCTTGGAGGGTCTGAAGCTGTTTCCCCTCATCAGGATAGTAATACGAATTCACCAAGCTCTGATAAACAGAGTTCTGACCATAATGTGATAATCCCTAAGGAAGTTGCAGAAGATGTATCAATGGACTCTTTGGAGAAGAAAGATAAATTGCAAGAAGGCAAAGTTATCTATAAGGTGGAAAGTCATCTTCAGGGTTCATTGGTTGACCATCCAAACTGCACAAGTTATGGTCTGGATCATTCTCAGGATTCAGAGGCAGTTCAGCAGTTTGAATGTGGTGAGCAAGAGGGTGGGCAGTGCTCTGAAACTTCTAAGTTCAAAATGGTTAATAAATTTTCTGCAGTGGATGTTTTGAAACGGAAGTTCCGCAGGAAGTCTAGGAAGATTTCCGAAATCAAATTGAGTACATTATACCGAAGTGACATGCAACGCACAACTTCTACTGATAAGGCTGACTTGCCCGATATCAAAGCACATGGATATTTGTCAGGTTTGAAAGAGGTCCAGGAGTACCTCAGTCCAAATACAAGAAATCAAGGAAATCATAAGAACTCCTCATCTTTAAGCTCTTGTCAGGATCAAAGTGAGAAAAGATGCTCAAGGTTGAAGAAAGTACATCATGATCATAATGGTTCTAAAActggaaaaaagaaatcaagtaGATGCCAAATTGATGATGATGACCTCTTGGTTTCAGCctttataaaaaacaaagatttcAGCCCAAGTACTGCTCAACGTTCTAAAATGAAAGCCTACAAATCAAGAGCTCTGAGAAAGCTTAAAAGCCAACAGGGTCATTGCAAGTTGCTACCAAGAAGCCTGGGTAGTGGGGGGAAGCACTTTAAGGATGGAAAGTGGTATTCTGCAGGAGTAAGAACAGTGTTATCATGGTTGATTGATGCTGGAGTCATATCTCTGAATGATGTGATCCAGTATCGTAACCCCAAGGATGATGGTGTTATTAAAGATGGTCTGGTTTCCAGGGATGGCATTATTTGTAAGTGTTGCAGTAAGGTGCTTACAATTTCTGAGTTCAAGATCCATGCAGGGTTCAAACTGAACCGTCCTTGCTTGAATCTTTTCATGGAGTCTGGCAAGCCCTTCACATTATGCCATCTTCAAGCCTGGTCTGCTGAATACAAGATCAGAAAAAGTGGGATCCGGCTGGTGCAAGTTGATCCGGATGATCAAAACGATGATTCATGTGGGCTGTGTGGTGATGGTGGCGAGTTGATATGCTGTGATAACTGTCCCTCTACTTTTCATCAGGCTTGTCTGTCTACACAG GAGCTGCCTGAAGGCAGCTGGTACTGCCCGAATTGCACCTGTCGGATATGTGGGGAATTCGTTAATGATAAAGAGGCTTCAAGTTCTTCTGATGCATTCAAATGTTCACAGTGCGAGCATAAAT ATCATGAGGCATGcatgaaaagaaaaggtatATATGAAGGAGCAGTATCGGATATTTGGTTTTGTGGTGAAAGCTGTCAAGAG GTTTATTCAGGTCTTCAGTCTCGTGTTGGGCTCATCAATCATGTTGCTGATGGTTTTTCATGGATGCTTCTTAGATGCATACACGATGATCAGAAGATGCATTCTGCCCAACGTTTTGCACTTAAGGCAGAATGCAATTCAAGATTAGCTGTTGCTCTATCTATCATGGAGGAATGCTTTCTTTCCATGGTGGATCCAAGAACAGGCATAGACATGATACCCCATGTTTTGTACAATTGGGG GTCAGATTTTGCACGTCTAAATTTTCATGGATTTTACTCAGTGGTCTTGGAGAAAGATGATGTGCTAATTTCTGTAGCATCCATCAG GGTCCATGGAACTACAGTTGCAGAGATGCCTCTTATTGCAACTTGCAGTCAATACCGCCGCCAGGGAATGTGTCGACGCCTTGTGACTGCTATTGAAGAG ATGCTAGCATCTTTCAAGGTGGAAAAGCTTGTGATATCTGCCATTCCGAATTTAGTGGAGACATGGACAGAGGGTTTTGGCTTCATACCATTGGAAgacaatgaaaagaaaagtcTGAATAAGATCAACTTGATGGTTTTTCCTGGAACAGTTTTGCTCAAAAAACCCTTGTACGAAAATCAAAAGGCAGATAGACATTCTG GTGATAAATCGCCTTTACAAACAGAGGAATCAACAAAAGTAGGTACTTGTTCCAAAGGAGAGCCCATGGCAGAGTTCCTACAGCAATCTGATGGAGGTTCCGGCACTAATCAAGTTGGTGCTAAATTGATAATCGAAATAACCAACGGAAAGAATTTGCATGAATTTGAAGCTGATGGTAAAATGGCAATCAATGATGGTGATACAGGACAAGTAGATATATCGTCAATAGGAATGAAAGAGTCAGCTAAACTTGGTATTCATTCTGGAGGTGAGCCTATGGAGTATGTACAGCAGTCTGAGAGAAACTCTTGTGCTAACCTAGTTGGTGCTGAAACCGAAATCAGACTTGTGGAAGGCAACAATTGGCAGGATTTAAAAGTTGGTGCTGAAACAGAGTTTGAGTCTGTAGAGAAATCTGATGCAACCTGCTGCACCGGCAAAGTTGGTGCTGAAACGGTGAATAGATTTGTTGAAGGCAACAGTTTGCAGGAATTCAATGTTGGTGCTGAAACAGAGATTGAGTCTATACAGCAATCTGATGCAACCTGGAACATATTTGTGGATGGCAACAATTTGGAGGAATTGAAAGTTGGTGCTGAGACAGCGATCGCATCTGTACAGCAATCTGATGCAACCTGCTGCATTGTCAAAGTTGGTGCTGAAACGGAGAACAGACTTGTGGAAGGCGATAATTTGCAGGAGTTAAAAGTCGGTGCTGAAACAGAGATTGAGTCTGTACAGCAATCTGATGCAATCTGCTGCACCGTTGAAGTTGGTGCTGAAATGGAATATAGAATTGTTGGGGGCAACAATTTGCAGGAATTAAAAGTTGGTGCTGAAATGGGTATCAAGTCTTTACAACAATCTAATCCAACCTGCTGCACTGTTGAAGTTGGTACTGAAACAGAGTACAGACTTGTTGAAGGCAACAATTTACAGGAATTAGAAGTTGGTGCTGAAATGGAAATCAGACTTGTGGGTGGGAATTTGGAGGAATGTGAAGATGGTGCTAAGATGGAAATCATTCAGTCTGCAAAGAAGTCTAATGCAAACTGTTGCACTAATGAAGATGGCGCTGAATTGGACAACAGGATAATAGAAGTCAAGAATGGGCAAGTAGGTGAAAACCAAGGAAGTAGTTTGCAGGACCAATTTTCAAAGCTGTCCTGTGAAGAGTTGGTTCCAACATTAGGGGATAGCCAGCCCGAAATGGTTTCTAGTATTGAATCTTCAGGTATGTATGATGAAACACAAATCACGTTGGATGAACAGCTACAGACAGCCCGTGAGTTGAATGATAAGTggaaataa